AAGCTATGCCGGTCTCGTCCCCACCGTACACGCCAGCGGCGGCAAGACCCGCTTCGGCCATATGCGAAACCCCTCCAACCAGTACCTCAAGTGGGCCTTCATCGAGGCGGCCAATGTCGTCGTCCGCCATCGGCACCACCCCGCCTGGAAGACCAAGTACGTCTGCCAGGTCTACGACCAGGTCTGTCAGCGGAAAGGGCATGCCATCGCTGTCGGCGCCGTCGCTAGCCACCTGGCGGAGGCTGCCTTCTGGATATTGAAGAGACAACAACCCTACCGGCCGCCTGCCAACCGGCAGGTCTCTCCCAAGCAGGCGCGAGGGCGTGCCCAACTTGTATCCATTGAGATACGTGAGTTGATTGCCTGGCTCCTGCTGGACTTGCTCGTGCCGCGCTGACGGCGAACACCGTCCCGGTGTCCTTCGGGATAGATGTTTCCAGGCGAACCGGTCTAGAGGAGCAGGGGATCGCTCAGATCTTAGGACCTCGCACGCCTTGACAGCAGCGCTTTCATAGACGTTGGGCGTGCGGGATGCGCCCTCCAGACTCTCAGGCACCTTCAGGAACATCGGTCTGACTTCGTGGAACCCCCAGGACTTCGGCGCCACGAAGGCGCCCCGGGATCATGTCGAGCCTGTGATCCGAGTCTGAGATCGGACCTCGCACAAGGGGCATTGAGTCGGAGGACGCGAACGTGATCATTGGAGATCAGGCGCGGTTCGGGGCTAGCAGATCGTCAGGAGAGTAGCGGCACGACTCTATGCTCCCCATTGGATCGGCTGATCCGACGTCAGAGTCGGAGTAGGTGGGACCCGGGATGGGACTGCTCCGTCTGCAAGGGGAATCCGTGTTACACTGAATGTGTAGTTGAGAGAATGGATCGCCCGTTGCACTTGGACCGCCGACCTCTCTATCCGCTGGCGGTCAATCAGTATTCGGCCGTGCCGGAGGAGGCAGTAAGAAATGGAAATCAGAATCTATGTGGGCAACCTGGCGAAGTCGACCACCCAGGACGAAATCACCGCCCTGTTCGCCCAGGAAGGCGAAGTCACCTCGGTTGATCTGATCAAGGACCGGGACAGTGGTCTGTCCAAGGGCTTTGCCTTTGTCACTATGACCTCGCAGGAAAGCGCAGACAAGGCTATCAGCAAGTACAACGGCTACTCCATGGCGGGGAATGAACTCAAAGTCAACATCGCCAAGCCCCGCGTGGAACGCGCCTAGACAAACCGGCAACGGAATACAAGAGAACCTCGCCGTAAGGCGAGGTTCTCTTTGTCCTCACCTCGTCCATGACGGGCAAGACCACTCATACCCACTTCGTCTTTCGGGCCACCGGCGCCGCCCAACCAGTGATTCCATCACTCCCGCGAGGGGGGTACCTCTCGGCTCCCAAGTGCGCCCAACTTGCCTCTCCCGGGACAACTGGATGGCCGAGTTCCGTGGCTGCGAATTCAGTCGGCCCGATGGAAGAAGCCTGGTCTGGTGCCCACTCGAGGGCAATCGCGACTTGGCGCCTTGCGTCTCCTATTCCGGTCACGGACCGTCACGAGGAGAAGGACTACCCCAGGCCGCCGCGGGCAGGACAGCCCGCGGCACGCCAACCGCGACGCGGGGATCGCTCTTGATCCAGGCTGACGACGGGTGACCCCGGCCCCAGCAATTCAAACGGAGGCGTTGAGGCGAAGTTGGCGTACAGGTTGTTCGAGGACTGCGAGGTCATACTGGCCCTCCCGGCGACGCAAGACCGCTCGCACCAGTCCGGCCAGGCTCGAGCGGGTCCCCTGCGGCACCCGC
This sequence is a window from Anaerolineales bacterium. Protein-coding genes within it:
- a CDS encoding transposase, whose product is SYAGLVPTVHASGGKTRFGHMRNPSNQYLKWAFIEAANVVVRHRHHPAWKTKYVCQVYDQVCQRKGHAIAVGAVASHLAEAAFWILKRQQPYRPPANRQVSPKQARGRAQLVSIEIRELIAWLLLDLLVPR
- a CDS encoding RNA-binding protein gives rise to the protein MEIRIYVGNLAKSTTQDEITALFAQEGEVTSVDLIKDRDSGLSKGFAFVTMTSQESADKAISKYNGYSMAGNELKVNIAKPRVERA